In Streptomyces seoulensis, the following are encoded in one genomic region:
- a CDS encoding NAD(P)/FAD-dependent oxidoreductase — protein sequence MSTTERPRILVVGGGYVGLYAARRILKKMRFGEATVTVVDPRSYMTYQPFLPETAAGNISPRHVVVPLRRVLPKAEVLTGRVTTIDQDRKVATIAPLVGEAYELPFDYLVIAMGAVSRTFPIPGLAEQGIGMKGIEEAIGLRNHVLEQLDKADSTTDEEIRRKALTFVFIGGGFAGAETIGEVEDMARDAAKYYKNVSREDMRFVLVDAADKILPEVGPKLGQYGKEHLESRGVEIYLSTSMDSCVDGHVVLKNGLEVDSDTIVWTAGVKPNPALTRFGLPLGPRGHVDCAPTLQVQGTDYIWAAGDNAQVPDLVGRKAGNENAWCPPNAQHALRQAKVLGDNVVSGMRGFPQKDYEHANKGAVAGLGLHKGVAMIVMGKMKIKLKGRLAWYMHRGYHGMAMPTFNRKIRVFADWTLGMFLKREVVALGAMEHPREEFYEAAKPAPVAAAPKTEEKAKAS from the coding sequence ATGAGCACCACGGAGCGTCCCAGGATCCTCGTAGTAGGCGGTGGGTACGTAGGCCTGTACGCAGCTCGGCGCATCCTCAAGAAGATGCGCTTCGGAGAGGCGACCGTCACGGTCGTCGACCCCCGGTCGTACATGACCTACCAGCCCTTCCTCCCCGAAACCGCCGCCGGCAACATCTCCCCTCGCCACGTCGTCGTACCGCTGCGACGCGTGCTGCCGAAGGCGGAGGTCCTCACCGGCCGGGTCACCACCATCGACCAGGACCGCAAGGTCGCCACGATCGCCCCCCTCGTGGGCGAGGCGTACGAGCTGCCGTTCGACTACCTGGTCATCGCCATGGGCGCGGTCTCGCGAACCTTCCCGATCCCCGGCCTCGCCGAGCAGGGCATCGGCATGAAGGGCATCGAGGAGGCCATCGGCCTGCGCAACCACGTCCTGGAGCAGCTGGACAAGGCCGACTCCACGACCGACGAGGAGATCCGCCGCAAGGCGCTCACCTTCGTCTTCATCGGCGGTGGCTTCGCGGGCGCGGAGACCATCGGCGAGGTCGAGGACATGGCCCGCGACGCCGCCAAGTACTACAAGAACGTGTCCCGCGAGGACATGCGCTTCGTCCTGGTCGACGCCGCCGACAAGATCCTCCCCGAGGTCGGCCCCAAGCTCGGCCAGTACGGCAAGGAGCACCTGGAGAGCCGCGGTGTGGAGATCTACCTCTCCACCTCGATGGACTCCTGCGTCGACGGCCACGTCGTGCTGAAGAACGGCCTCGAGGTCGACTCCGACACGATCGTCTGGACCGCGGGCGTCAAGCCCAACCCGGCCCTCACCCGCTTCGGCCTGCCCCTCGGCCCGCGCGGCCACGTCGACTGCGCCCCGACCCTCCAGGTCCAGGGCACCGACTACATCTGGGCCGCCGGCGACAACGCCCAGGTGCCCGACCTCGTCGGCCGCAAGGCGGGCAACGAGAACGCCTGGTGCCCGCCGAACGCCCAGCACGCGCTGCGCCAGGCCAAGGTCCTCGGCGACAACGTGGTCTCCGGCATGCGGGGCTTCCCGCAGAAGGACTACGAGCACGCCAACAAGGGTGCCGTCGCGGGTCTCGGCCTGCACAAGGGCGTGGCGATGATCGTCATGGGCAAGATGAAGATCAAGCTCAAGGGCCGTCTCGCCTGGTACATGCACCGCGGTTACCACGGTATGGCCATGCCGACCTTCAACCGCAAGATCCGCGTCTTCGCGGACTGGACCCTCGGCATGTTCCTCAAGCGCGAGGTCGTCGCCCTCGGCGCCATGGAGCACCCGCGCGAGGAGTTCTACGAGGCCGCCAAGCCCGCCCCGGTCGCCGCCGCGCCGAAGACCGAGGAGAAGGCCAAGGCCAGCTGA
- a CDS encoding Ppx/GppA phosphatase family protein yields the protein MTRVAAVDCGTNSIRLLVADADPETGELTDLDRRMTIVRLGQGVDRTGRLAPEALERTFAACREYAQVIRDLGATKVRFVATSASRDAENRDEFVRGVVDILGVEPEVITGDQEAEFSFTGATRELSGGDGPAKPYLVVDIGGGSTEFVVGDDRVGAARSVDIGCVRLTERHLVHDGKVTDPPAHEQVAAIRADIAAALDLAAEAVPLDEARTLVGLAGSVTTVAAIALELPEYDSARIHHSRISRARVRQITEWLLSSSHAERAEIPSMHPGRVDVIGAGALVLLAIMERIGADEVVVSEHDILDGIAWSIA from the coding sequence ATGACCCGGGTGGCCGCCGTGGACTGCGGCACCAACTCCATCCGCCTGCTGGTCGCGGACGCCGACCCCGAGACGGGTGAACTGACCGACCTGGACCGCCGGATGACGATCGTGCGGCTCGGCCAGGGCGTCGACCGCACCGGCCGCCTCGCCCCCGAGGCGCTGGAGCGCACCTTCGCCGCGTGCCGGGAGTACGCCCAGGTCATCCGCGACCTCGGCGCGACGAAGGTGCGGTTCGTCGCCACCTCCGCCTCGCGCGACGCGGAGAACCGGGACGAGTTCGTGCGCGGGGTCGTGGACATCCTCGGGGTGGAGCCGGAGGTCATCACCGGCGACCAGGAGGCCGAGTTCTCCTTCACCGGCGCGACCAGGGAGCTGTCCGGCGGCGACGGTCCGGCGAAGCCGTATCTGGTGGTGGACATCGGCGGCGGCTCCACCGAGTTCGTCGTCGGGGACGACCGTGTGGGCGCCGCGCGGTCGGTGGACATCGGCTGCGTGCGGCTGACCGAGCGGCACCTGGTGCACGACGGCAAGGTCACCGACCCGCCCGCGCACGAGCAGGTCGCCGCCATAAGGGCCGACATCGCCGCCGCGCTGGACCTGGCCGCCGAGGCGGTGCCGCTGGACGAGGCGCGCACCCTGGTCGGGCTCGCGGGCTCGGTCACCACGGTGGCCGCCATCGCGCTGGAGCTGCCGGAGTACGACTCCGCGCGCATCCACCACTCCCGCATCTCGCGGGCCCGGGTCCGCCAGATCACCGAGTGGCTGCTCAGCTCCTCGCACGCCGAGCGTGCGGAGATCCCCTCCATGCACCCCGGCCGGGTGGACGTGATCGGCGCGGGCGCCCTCGTGCTGCTCGCGATCATGGAGCGCATCGGCGCGGATGAGGTCGTCGTCAGCGAGCACGACATCCTCGACGGCATCGCGTGGTCCATCGCCTGA
- the eno gene encoding phosphopyruvate hydratase encodes MLVPSIDVVVAREILDSRGNPTVEVEVGLDDGSTGRAAVPSGASTGAFEAIELRDGDPNRYQGKGVEKAVLAVIEQIGPELVGYDATEQRLIDQAMFDLDATDNKGSLGANAILGVSLAVAHAASEASDLPLFRYLGGPNAHLLPVPMMNILNGGSHADSNVDIQEFMIAPIGAESFSEAVRWGAEVYHTLKKVLKSKGLATGLGDEGGFAPNLGSNREALDLILEAIKEAGYTPGEQIALALDVAASEFYKDGKYLFEGKERSAAEMTEYYEELVAAYPLVSIEDPLFEDDWAGWKVLTDRIGDKVQIVGDDLFVTNPERLARGIEEGIANALLVKVNQIGSLTETLDAVEMAQRNGYKCMMSHRSGETEDVTIADLAVATNCGQIKTGAPARSERVAKYNQLLRIEEILDDAAVYAGRSAFPRFKG; translated from the coding sequence ATGCTCGTGCCGTCCATCGACGTCGTCGTAGCCCGGGAAATCCTGGACTCCCGAGGCAACCCCACGGTCGAGGTCGAGGTCGGCCTCGACGACGGCAGCACGGGTCGTGCCGCCGTCCCGTCCGGCGCCTCCACCGGTGCCTTCGAGGCCATCGAGCTGCGTGACGGTGACCCGAACCGCTACCAGGGCAAGGGTGTCGAGAAGGCCGTCCTGGCCGTCATCGAGCAGATCGGCCCGGAGCTCGTCGGCTACGACGCCACCGAGCAGCGCCTGATCGACCAGGCCATGTTCGACCTGGACGCCACCGACAACAAGGGCTCGCTCGGCGCCAACGCCATCCTCGGCGTCTCCCTCGCCGTCGCCCACGCCGCCTCCGAGGCCAGCGACCTGCCGCTCTTCCGCTACCTGGGCGGCCCCAACGCGCACCTGCTGCCGGTGCCGATGATGAACATCCTGAACGGCGGCTCGCACGCCGACTCCAACGTGGACATCCAGGAGTTCATGATCGCTCCGATCGGCGCGGAGTCCTTCTCCGAGGCCGTCCGCTGGGGCGCCGAGGTCTACCACACCCTCAAGAAGGTCCTGAAGAGCAAGGGCCTCGCCACCGGTCTCGGCGACGAGGGCGGCTTCGCGCCGAACCTCGGCTCCAACCGTGAGGCCCTCGACCTCATCCTCGAGGCCATCAAGGAGGCCGGCTACACCCCCGGCGAGCAGATCGCCCTCGCGCTCGACGTCGCCGCGTCCGAGTTCTACAAGGACGGCAAGTACCTCTTCGAGGGCAAGGAGCGCTCCGCCGCCGAGATGACGGAGTACTACGAGGAGCTGGTGGCGGCCTACCCGCTGGTCTCCATCGAGGACCCGCTGTTCGAGGACGACTGGGCGGGCTGGAAGGTCCTCACCGACCGCATCGGCGACAAGGTGCAGATCGTCGGCGACGACCTCTTCGTCACCAACCCCGAGCGCCTCGCCCGCGGCATCGAGGAGGGCATCGCCAACGCCCTGCTGGTCAAGGTCAACCAGATCGGCTCGCTGACCGAGACCCTGGACGCCGTCGAGATGGCCCAGCGCAACGGCTACAAGTGCATGATGTCCCACCGCTCCGGCGAGACCGAGGACGTCACCATCGCCGACCTGGCCGTCGCCACCAACTGCGGTCAGATCAAGACCGGCGCCCCGGCGCGCTCCGAGCGCGTCGCCAAGTACAACCAGCTCCTGCGCATCGAGGAGATCCTCGACGACGCCGCGGTCTACGCCGGCCGCAGCGCCTTCCCGCGCTTCAAGGGCTGA
- a CDS encoding transglycosylase family protein — protein MLSGNGRHRRPRQAPALLVAAGVTTSAIAIPLLGAASAHAADGTTWDKVAECESGGSWSADTGNGYYGGLQISQDDWDKYGGTQYAASADQASRSQQISVAEKILADQGTTHWATCALLAGLTSNSGSVDVDTGVSESPSTGDSGSDKGDGTSSEAPDADASSDGSGSSGLGNSSPSSDSSESSDSAKETGKPSPSASEKDTAGDAKKDTGADRSDASAPPATDHGYKDGGSPSSAPAAEDDESWEDGGSWSLVDTGDLGGGRHRGGSADESVTEDQHTAGTGRHATASAGSAYTVRDGDTLGSIADSLDVDGGWEALYSANKQAIGADPNHVDPGQTLKVPGE, from the coding sequence TCGCGGCCGGCGTGACCACGTCGGCCATCGCCATCCCGCTCCTCGGGGCGGCGAGCGCCCACGCGGCAGACGGCACCACCTGGGACAAGGTCGCCGAGTGCGAGAGCGGAGGCTCCTGGAGCGCCGACACCGGCAACGGTTACTACGGCGGCCTCCAGATATCCCAGGACGACTGGGACAAGTACGGCGGCACGCAGTACGCGGCCAGCGCCGACCAGGCCAGCCGTTCGCAGCAGATCTCGGTGGCCGAGAAGATCCTGGCCGACCAGGGCACCACCCACTGGGCCACCTGCGCCCTGCTCGCCGGACTCACCTCCAACTCCGGCTCGGTGGACGTCGACACGGGCGTGAGCGAGTCCCCCTCCACCGGTGACAGCGGCTCGGACAAGGGTGACGGCACGTCGAGCGAGGCTCCCGACGCGGACGCTTCGTCCGATGGTTCCGGCTCGTCCGGACTGGGTAATTCCTCCCCCTCGTCCGACTCGTCCGAGTCGTCCGACTCCGCCAAGGAGACCGGAAAGCCGTCCCCGAGCGCGAGCGAGAAGGACACCGCAGGCGACGCCAAGAAGGACACCGGCGCCGACCGTTCGGACGCGTCCGCGCCCCCGGCCACCGACCACGGGTACAAGGACGGCGGTTCGCCCTCCAGCGCCCCCGCGGCGGAGGACGACGAGTCGTGGGAGGACGGCGGCTCCTGGAGCCTCGTCGACACCGGCGACCTCGGCGGCGGCCGGCACCGCGGCGGCAGCGCCGACGAGAGCGTGACGGAGGATCAGCACACGGCCGGCACGGGCCGCCACGCCACCGCCTCTGCGGGCAGCGCCTACACCGTCCGTGACGGTGACACCCTCGGCTCCATCGCCGACTCCCTTGACGTGGACGGCGGCTGGGAGGCCCTCTACTCCGCGAACAAGCAGGCCATCGGCGCCGACCCGAACCATGTCGACCCGGGTCAGACCCTGAAGGTGCCGGGCGAATAG
- a CDS encoding DUF501 domain-containing protein: METPPPHTPRTEPTEADIAAFELQLGRPPRGLRAIAHRCPCGQPDVVETAPRLPDGTPFPTTYYLTCPRAASAIGTLEANGVMKEMTERLQSDPELAAAYRAAHEDYIRRRDEIEVLAGFPSAGGMPDRVKCLHVLVAHSLAAGPGVNPLGDEAIAMLPEWWAKGPCVVPDACAAEAGSGAEEQR; this comes from the coding sequence ATGGAAACGCCCCCGCCCCACACCCCGCGCACCGAGCCCACCGAGGCGGACATCGCCGCCTTCGAGCTCCAGCTCGGCCGCCCGCCGCGCGGCCTGCGGGCCATCGCCCACCGCTGCCCCTGCGGCCAGCCGGACGTCGTGGAGACGGCGCCCCGGCTGCCCGACGGCACGCCCTTCCCGACGACGTACTACCTGACGTGCCCCCGCGCCGCCTCGGCCATCGGCACGCTGGAGGCCAACGGCGTCATGAAGGAGATGACCGAGCGGCTCCAGAGCGACCCGGAGCTGGCCGCGGCCTACCGGGCGGCGCACGAGGACTACATCCGGCGCCGGGACGAGATCGAGGTGCTGGCGGGCTTCCCCAGCGCCGGCGGCATGCCCGACCGGGTGAAGTGCCTGCACGTCCTGGTCGCCCACTCGCTGGCCGCCGGACCGGGTGTGAACCCGCTGGGCGACGAGGCCATCGCCATGCTGCCCGAGTGGTGGGCGAAGGGCCCCTGCGTGGTCCCCGACGCCTGCGCGGCGGAGGCCGGGTCCGGCGCGGAGGAGCAGCGATGA
- a CDS encoding transglycosylase family protein, whose amino-acid sequence MLFSSKGKRRRPSKTVRVLALAGVAGAAVAGPVMASGSASAATGSEWDAVAQCESGGNWSINTGNGYYGGLQFSASTWAAYGGTQYAATADKASKEQQITVAEKVLSAQGKGAWPVCGTGLSSTPYSGSAAPASPAPSTNTTSDDKAAADTSDRTADDQAASRSTERPDASKTVTTPTGDKVKKGDGEYKVVKGDTLSSIAAKHKVEGGWKKLFDLNKDIVEKADFIFPGQMLHLK is encoded by the coding sequence ATGCTGTTCTCCAGCAAGGGCAAGCGCCGTCGCCCGTCCAAGACCGTCCGTGTCCTCGCGCTCGCCGGTGTCGCCGGTGCGGCCGTCGCGGGCCCGGTGATGGCGTCGGGCAGCGCCTCCGCCGCCACCGGTTCCGAGTGGGACGCCGTCGCCCAGTGCGAGTCGGGCGGCAACTGGTCCATCAACACCGGCAACGGGTACTACGGCGGGCTCCAGTTCTCCGCCTCCACCTGGGCCGCGTACGGCGGCACGCAGTACGCCGCCACCGCCGACAAGGCGAGCAAGGAACAGCAGATCACCGTCGCCGAGAAGGTGCTCTCCGCCCAGGGCAAGGGCGCCTGGCCGGTCTGCGGCACGGGCCTGTCCAGCACGCCGTACAGCGGTTCCGCCGCCCCGGCGAGCCCGGCTCCCTCGACGAACACCACGTCGGACGACAAGGCCGCGGCCGACACCTCCGACCGCACCGCCGACGACCAGGCCGCCTCCCGCTCCACCGAGCGTCCGGACGCGAGCAAGACCGTCACCACCCCGACCGGTGACAAGGTCAAGAAGGGCGACGGCGAGTACAAGGTGGTCAAGGGCGACACGCTCAGCTCCATCGCCGCCAAGCACAAGGTCGAGGGCGGCTGGAAGAAGCTGTTCGACCTGAACAAGGACATCGTCGAGAAGGCCGACTTCATCTTCCCCGGCCAGATGCTGCACCTGAAGTAA
- a CDS encoding FtsB family cell division protein: MAARDRDRFSTTTRLRLLGEQTAARVYRSQAKRQVRRSRLTGRAALLALVLCSMIVALAYPMRQYVSQRAEIADLRHRQEQAHARVEQLRDAKARWQDDAYAEQQIRRRLHYVMPGETGYVVIDPGAAQQSRTDRGAAHRPWYANVWDGVDKSDASDR; encoded by the coding sequence ATGGCCGCGAGGGACCGGGACCGTTTCTCCACCACGACCAGGCTGCGGCTGCTCGGTGAGCAGACGGCGGCCCGCGTCTACCGCTCCCAGGCCAAGCGGCAGGTCCGCCGCTCCCGGCTCACCGGCCGCGCCGCCCTGCTGGCCCTGGTGCTCTGCTCGATGATCGTGGCGCTCGCCTACCCGATGCGGCAGTACGTCTCCCAGCGCGCCGAGATCGCGGACCTGAGGCACCGCCAGGAGCAGGCCCACGCCCGGGTCGAGCAGCTCAGGGACGCCAAGGCCCGCTGGCAGGACGACGCCTACGCCGAACAGCAGATCCGACGCAGGCTGCACTATGTGATGCCCGGTGAGACCGGGTACGTCGTGATCGACCCGGGTGCCGCCCAGCAGTCCCGTACCGACCGGGGCGCCGCCCACCGGCCCTGGTACGCCAACGTCTGGGACGGCGTCGACAAGTCCGACGCCTCCGACCGGTGA